The Halogeometricum rufum genome has a segment encoding these proteins:
- a CDS encoding HalOD1 output domain-containing protein, with the protein MLSATSKLEVTQLENQRTNRSSEPVGVRVVNEVARRTNRDPRNLPILADCVDPDALDALVSSGPPALSVQFRYAGLRVVVGGDGRIEMAAPPASDGTLSE; encoded by the coding sequence ATGCTGAGTGCTACTAGCAAACTGGAGGTGACACAACTGGAGAACCAACGGACGAACCGGTCGTCGGAACCAGTCGGCGTCCGCGTCGTGAACGAAGTCGCGCGCCGGACGAATCGGGACCCGCGAAATCTCCCGATACTCGCCGACTGCGTCGACCCGGACGCGCTGGACGCACTGGTGTCGTCGGGGCCGCCCGCGCTGTCCGTCCAGTTCCGGTACGCGGGACTGCGAGTGGTCGTCGGCGGCGACGGCCGGATAGAGATGGCTGCGCCGCCCGCGAGCGACGGGACGCTCTCGGAGTGA
- a CDS encoding homoserine kinase: MRTVRAPATSANLGSGFDVFGVALDRPADVIRVERASRTTIDVTGVGSQYIPEDPEKNVVGAVAEALDAPAHIEIDKGVRPSSGLGSSAASAAGAALALNALYGRGLSRTELVPVAAEGEAVVSGEAHVDNVAPALLGGFTVAREDEVTTVEADIALVACLPEIAVSTRDARRVVPSHADMEDVVHTVGSAATLTVGMCRSDPELVGRGMDERLVTPARSELITGYGGVRSAALDAGATGVTVSGAGPSVLAACYPDDRRRVAAAMIDGFEDAGVEARAYQTRVSDGATLF, translated from the coding sequence ATGCGAACGGTTAGGGCACCCGCGACGAGTGCGAACCTCGGGAGCGGCTTCGACGTCTTCGGCGTCGCCCTCGACCGACCTGCGGACGTGATTCGAGTCGAACGCGCCTCGCGAACGACCATCGACGTGACGGGCGTCGGCAGTCAGTACATCCCCGAAGACCCGGAGAAGAACGTCGTCGGCGCCGTCGCGGAGGCGCTGGACGCCCCGGCGCACATCGAGATAGACAAGGGCGTCAGACCGTCGTCGGGGCTCGGGTCCTCGGCGGCGAGTGCCGCCGGCGCCGCCCTCGCGCTGAACGCCCTGTACGGTCGCGGCCTCTCGCGGACGGAGTTGGTGCCCGTCGCCGCCGAGGGCGAGGCCGTCGTCTCCGGCGAGGCGCACGTCGACAACGTCGCGCCCGCCCTCCTCGGCGGCTTCACCGTCGCCCGCGAGGACGAGGTGACCACCGTGGAGGCGGACATCGCGCTGGTCGCCTGCCTGCCGGAGATAGCCGTCTCGACGCGCGACGCCCGCAGAGTCGTCCCCTCGCACGCCGACATGGAGGACGTCGTCCACACCGTCGGATCGGCGGCGACGCTCACCGTCGGGATGTGCCGGTCGGACCCCGAACTCGTCGGCCGCGGGATGGACGAACGACTCGTCACGCCCGCCCGGTCGGAACTCATCACCGGCTACGGGGGCGTCCGGTCGGCGGCACTCGACGCCGGCGCGACGGGCGTCACCGTCTCCGGCGCCGGCCCGTCCGTCCTCGCCGCCTGCTACCCCGACGACCGACGCCGCGTCGCCGCCGCGATGATAGACGGCTTCGAGGACGCCGGCGTGGAGGCGCGCGCGTACCAGACGCGCGTCAGCGACGGCGCGACCCTGTTCTGA
- a CDS encoding DUF6149 family protein, translating into MKIRQNIRHFAAKKALTMPVVGDIATEKLVDLHVRVFGEKADPAHREEREPHMEAFFDLTFDTYVAALESGFSEAEAREITHIQANFDFYNHGWTEMMEFPADELEDHYERYEEFFRRYDIDIADPLGDFRTREVPEAPSTPEKLDDPEHPHAVGGFADDVYVENEAGEVVVGGQEEPEDVDVNAAPGVQDADVDESEA; encoded by the coding sequence ATGAAAATCCGACAGAACATCCGGCACTTCGCCGCCAAGAAGGCGCTGACGATGCCGGTCGTCGGGGACATCGCCACGGAGAAACTGGTGGACCTGCACGTCCGCGTGTTCGGCGAGAAGGCCGACCCGGCCCACCGCGAGGAACGCGAACCGCACATGGAGGCGTTCTTCGACCTCACGTTCGATACGTACGTGGCGGCGTTGGAATCCGGCTTCTCCGAGGCCGAGGCCCGCGAGATAACGCATATCCAGGCGAACTTCGACTTCTACAACCACGGCTGGACGGAGATGATGGAGTTCCCCGCCGACGAACTGGAGGACCACTACGAACGATACGAGGAGTTCTTCCGGCGGTACGACATCGACATCGCCGACCCCCTCGGCGACTTCCGCACCCGCGAGGTGCCCGAGGCGCCGTCGACGCCCGAGAAACTCGACGACCCCGAACACCCCCACGCGGTGGGCGGGTTCGCGGACGACGTCTACGTCGAGAACGAGGCCGGCGAAGTCGTGGTCGGCGGACAGGAGGAACCCGAAGACGTCGACGTGAACGCCGCGCCCGGCGTGCAGGACGCCGACGTGGACGAGAGCGAAGCGTAG
- a CDS encoding DUF1405 domain-containing protein produces the protein MARIPPADDLPAYLSPLPDPVESIALRLAWVLVAVNLAGTAFGFWHYRFQLANSRPVIWPAVPDSPLVTLFMVASLVSWKVGRDRNWIHALAFVGNLKYGFWVVVVQVAVNDVFATGDPYQWFLLVSHLGMGLQAFVVHRYAEFTVPSVAVPAVWFSFNDVVDYFLPLVGDYHHTYFGPRLAGAGDHSVRAHDVAAAAAVCLTVLGTFLALAIRVRRLENET, from the coding sequence ATGGCTCGGATTCCCCCCGCAGACGACCTCCCGGCGTACCTCTCGCCGCTTCCCGACCCGGTCGAATCGATAGCCCTCCGCCTCGCGTGGGTGCTCGTCGCGGTCAACCTCGCGGGCACCGCGTTCGGGTTCTGGCACTACCGGTTTCAGCTCGCGAACAGCCGGCCCGTCATCTGGCCCGCGGTTCCGGACAGCCCGCTGGTGACGCTGTTCATGGTCGCGAGTCTGGTGTCGTGGAAGGTCGGCCGGGACCGGAACTGGATTCACGCGCTGGCGTTCGTGGGGAACCTGAAGTACGGGTTCTGGGTGGTCGTGGTCCAAGTCGCCGTCAACGACGTGTTCGCGACCGGCGACCCCTACCAGTGGTTCCTCCTCGTCAGCCACCTCGGGATGGGGCTTCAGGCGTTCGTCGTCCACCGGTACGCCGAGTTCACCGTCCCGTCCGTCGCCGTCCCCGCGGTCTGGTTCAGCTTCAACGACGTCGTCGATTACTTCCTCCCCCTCGTCGGGGACTACCACCACACGTACTTCGGTCCCAGACTCGCCGGCGCCGGCGACCACTCCGTCCGCGCGCACGACGTCGCCGCCGCCGCGGCCGTCTGTCTGACGGTTCTCGGCACGTTTCTCGCACTCGCGATTCGCGTTCGACGGCTGGAGAACGAGACGTGA
- a CDS encoding universal stress protein — protein MKRALVVVTPGNRGRRLLREAGAYAEGTDTELVLLTVVPEEEFEEKRRAVAEIGSSDAVYTLEQAEESAEREATTVADDALAGLDVSYHAVGTIGREADAILDVADSEDAEHVFLGSRRRSPAGKALFGDVAQTVLLEFDGPVTLLMGEDVDETPGTDAVA, from the coding sequence ATGAAACGAGCACTCGTCGTCGTCACGCCCGGGAACCGCGGGCGTCGCCTCCTCCGCGAAGCGGGAGCGTACGCCGAAGGCACAGACACCGAACTCGTCCTCCTCACCGTCGTTCCGGAGGAGGAGTTCGAGGAGAAACGCCGAGCGGTCGCCGAAATCGGCTCCTCGGACGCCGTCTACACCCTCGAACAGGCCGAGGAGTCGGCCGAACGCGAGGCGACAACCGTCGCCGACGACGCGTTGGCGGGACTCGACGTCTCCTACCACGCCGTCGGCACCATCGGCCGCGAGGCCGACGCCATCCTCGACGTGGCCGACTCCGAGGACGCGGAGCACGTCTTCCTCGGCAGTCGCCGCCGGTCGCCCGCCGGGAAGGCCCTGTTCGGCGACGTGGCGCAGACCGTCCTCTTAGAGTTCGACGGTCCCGTGACGCTCCTGATGGGCGAAGACGTGGACGAGACGCCCGGCACCGACGCCGTCGCGTAG
- a CDS encoding TetR/AcrR family transcriptional regulator encodes MEATYRALCARGFARLTMQNIADEADVSSSLLHYHYDTKRDLLVAFLRYLLERFEEKFEDTEDEDPEERLRGLVARMLPEDESVESDVGDGGTDAADDGGTEDAEYDRFGLAILEVRMQAPYEDAYREQLRTNMGVIRARIADVIRDGVETGAFRDVDADRTARLLVDALDGARSERVTLGDDDAPGEVAAALDEFVLSSLVADGGDGR; translated from the coding sequence ATGGAGGCGACCTATCGGGCGCTCTGCGCCCGCGGGTTCGCCCGGCTGACGATGCAGAACATCGCGGACGAGGCGGACGTGAGTTCCTCTCTCCTCCACTACCACTACGACACGAAGCGCGACCTGCTGGTGGCGTTCCTCCGATACCTCCTCGAACGGTTCGAGGAGAAGTTCGAGGACACCGAGGACGAGGACCCCGAAGAGCGACTTCGCGGCCTCGTGGCCCGGATGCTGCCAGAGGACGAGTCGGTCGAGAGCGACGTGGGCGACGGCGGGACCGACGCGGCGGACGACGGTGGGACCGAGGACGCGGAGTACGACCGATTCGGCCTCGCCATCCTCGAAGTCCGGATGCAGGCCCCGTACGAGGACGCCTATCGCGAGCAGTTGCGGACGAACATGGGCGTCATCCGGGCCCGCATCGCGGACGTCATCCGCGACGGCGTCGAGACGGGAGCGTTCCGCGACGTGGACGCCGACCGGACGGCCCGACTCCTCGTCGACGCACTCGACGGCGCGCGGAGCGAACGCGTGACGCTGGGCGACGACGACGCCCCCGGGGAGGTGGCGGCCGCACTCGACGAGTTCGTCCTCTCCTCGCTGGTCGCGGACGGAGGTGACGGGCGGTGA
- a CDS encoding ACT domain-containing protein, which yields MDPSSVLEGCPVVVAPDTYAVVTADGDVPGAFATVDDGRERTHVVPEARVDERAVTRTNPGWTLLTFDVVLPFELVGFLAAVASALAERDVAVFVLSAYSTDHVLVAEDDAESALAALSDLGCDVRRD from the coding sequence ATGGACCCCTCGTCCGTCCTCGAAGGCTGTCCCGTCGTCGTCGCGCCCGACACGTACGCCGTGGTCACCGCCGACGGCGACGTGCCCGGTGCGTTCGCGACGGTAGACGACGGACGGGAGCGGACCCACGTCGTCCCCGAGGCGCGAGTGGACGAGCGAGCGGTCACCCGGACGAACCCCGGGTGGACGCTCCTGACGTTCGACGTCGTCCTCCCCTTCGAGTTGGTCGGGTTTCTCGCCGCGGTGGCGTCGGCGCTCGCCGAACGCGACGTGGCGGTGTTCGTCCTGTCGGCGTACTCCACGGACCACGTCCTCGTCGCCGAGGACGACGCGGAGTCGGCGCTCGCGGCGCTTTCGGACCTCGGCTGCGACGTCCGGCGCGACTGA
- a CDS encoding NAD(P)/FAD-dependent oxidoreductase, translating into MIGVVGGGIAGLAAAYRLRQHGYDVQVFEATDDVGGLAAVYETAGDDIEKFYHHLSKSEETIVELAQELGLGDRLEWRVGKNAYYVDGTVHPLDTAWQIAAYPHMSLYDKFRLGMLTQGIDVRGGRPDFDAYDDLSEYEHVPIRDFVVEHTTQSVYDNFVDPLLDGKFGDRKEDVSAAWFLGRVRFRGERDLLRGEILGYFDGGFRPLLDALVDAVGRENITTDARVTELATDGESVDSLTVETADGTATHEVDDVVVAAMPNVLEDLTGHECDIEFQGAVCGLATMSESLMDTYWLNVAHDAPFGSLIEHTNFVPRERYGGDHLLYVASYVQGPHEDLWQMDDDEVADVWFDEIARMFPDFDRAAVEEFRVARNPRAGPIYERGYLDLVVPYDLGDDVADGVYYAGMASAAQYPERSLNGGIVAGYECADRIAEKRRRAPAVESAVADD; encoded by the coding sequence ATGATAGGCGTCGTCGGTGGCGGAATCGCGGGACTCGCTGCGGCGTATCGGTTGCGACAACACGGCTACGACGTGCAGGTGTTCGAAGCCACGGACGACGTGGGCGGTCTGGCCGCCGTCTACGAGACGGCCGGCGACGACATCGAGAAGTTCTACCACCACCTCTCGAAGTCCGAGGAGACCATCGTCGAACTCGCTCAGGAACTGGGCCTCGGCGACCGACTGGAGTGGCGCGTCGGCAAGAACGCCTACTACGTGGACGGCACCGTCCACCCCCTTGACACCGCGTGGCAGATAGCCGCCTACCCGCACATGAGCCTCTACGACAAGTTCCGCCTCGGGATGCTCACGCAGGGCATCGACGTGCGCGGCGGCCGCCCCGACTTCGACGCCTACGACGACCTGAGCGAGTACGAACACGTCCCCATCCGCGACTTCGTGGTCGAACACACGACGCAGAGCGTCTACGACAACTTCGTCGACCCGCTCTTGGACGGGAAGTTCGGCGACCGAAAGGAGGACGTCTCGGCCGCGTGGTTCCTCGGACGCGTCCGCTTCCGCGGGGAACGGGACCTCCTGCGCGGCGAGATTCTCGGCTACTTCGACGGCGGGTTCCGGCCCCTCTTGGACGCCCTCGTGGACGCCGTCGGCCGCGAGAACATCACGACGGACGCGCGCGTGACGGAGTTGGCGACCGACGGCGAGTCGGTCGATTCGCTCACCGTGGAGACGGCGGACGGAACCGCGACGCACGAGGTGGACGACGTGGTCGTCGCGGCGATGCCGAACGTCCTCGAGGACCTGACCGGCCACGAGTGCGACATCGAGTTCCAGGGCGCCGTCTGCGGTCTCGCCACGATGTCGGAGTCGCTGATGGACACCTACTGGCTCAACGTCGCCCACGACGCCCCGTTCGGGTCGCTCATCGAGCACACGAACTTCGTCCCCCGGGAACGCTACGGCGGCGACCACCTCCTGTACGTCGCCAGTTACGTCCAGGGCCCCCACGAGGACCTCTGGCAGATGGACGACGACGAGGTGGCGGACGTGTGGTTCGACGAGATCGCGCGGATGTTCCCCGACTTCGACCGCGCGGCGGTCGAGGAGTTCCGCGTCGCGCGCAACCCCCGCGCGGGCCCCATCTACGAACGCGGCTACCTCGACCTGGTGGTGCCGTACGACCTCGGCGACGACGTGGCCGACGGCGTCTACTACGCGGGGATGGCCTCCGCGGCGCAGTACCCCGAACGGTCGCTGAACGGCGGCATCGTCGCGGGATACGAGTGTGCCGACCGCATCGCCGAGAAGCGACGGCGCGCACCGGCGGTCGAGTCCGCCGTCGCGGACGACTGA
- a CDS encoding histidine kinase N-terminal 7TM domain-containing protein, whose protein sequence is MDGSVSWQFVAYAPPLLVAAAVLFGLSLYLAGRHDVRERLPEANVAALLLGAAAVWIGAYGLELLRTDYATKVLLNRVAYFGSATLPVLWYEYVRIHVGGAEAISRRRRLALWAVPAVTLALVLTNGWHSLVWQRVYLNDAMGFVSLVNEHGPAFYAFFLYAYGVIFVGMARLVAVARDTSGTRQTQEVTLLVGAALPAVGGAIYAAPWNPFPQVNLPAVAFAAAAGTVAWSVVRHGLFTVVPVGWRAVVEQLDEAAIVVDEAGRVLAYNPAAEAYMSRDPVATYGADGRDVLHPTVATAAWPSDGGETATDGGGTVDGGTVTTRSLERVGEGVRHVEIRRSPLRERGRRTGSVVVVRDVTDRRRREMRLQAQNERLDKFASVVSHDLRNPLSVARGYAELARETGDDEHFERIDEAHDRIERIVSDLLVLAREGDVLGETETVVLSAAAESAWQSVDVGGDAESDDGTPTLVVSDEATFEADPDRLRHLFENLFRNAVEHGSRRASGRSAPGDSVEHGSTSSRPAADDAVEHGSASDATAPDGLTVEVGALPDGGFYVQDDGPGIPGSDREHVFERGFSTDEGTGLGLAIVDEIASAHGWESRVAESAAGGARFEFAPVSE, encoded by the coding sequence ATGGACGGGTCAGTAAGTTGGCAGTTCGTCGCGTACGCACCACCGTTGTTGGTCGCCGCAGCGGTCCTGTTCGGACTCTCGCTGTACCTCGCCGGGCGGCACGACGTCCGAGAGCGGTTGCCGGAGGCGAACGTCGCCGCCCTCCTCCTCGGCGCGGCGGCCGTCTGGATTGGCGCGTACGGACTCGAACTGCTCCGCACGGATTACGCGACCAAGGTGCTTCTGAACCGCGTCGCGTACTTCGGGAGCGCGACGCTGCCGGTGCTCTGGTACGAGTACGTCCGCATCCACGTCGGCGGCGCGGAGGCCATCTCCCGGCGCAGACGGCTCGCCCTCTGGGCCGTCCCGGCCGTGACGCTCGCGTTGGTGCTCACGAACGGGTGGCACTCGCTGGTCTGGCAGCGGGTCTACCTGAACGACGCGATGGGCTTCGTCTCGCTCGTCAACGAACACGGGCCGGCGTTCTACGCGTTCTTCCTGTACGCCTACGGGGTCATCTTCGTCGGCATGGCCCGTCTCGTCGCCGTCGCACGCGATACGAGCGGCACCCGGCAGACGCAGGAGGTGACGCTGCTCGTCGGGGCCGCACTCCCGGCCGTCGGCGGCGCGATATACGCCGCCCCGTGGAACCCGTTCCCGCAGGTGAACCTCCCGGCAGTCGCGTTCGCGGCGGCCGCCGGCACAGTCGCGTGGAGCGTCGTCCGGCACGGGCTGTTCACCGTCGTCCCCGTCGGTTGGCGAGCGGTCGTCGAACAGCTCGACGAGGCGGCCATCGTCGTCGACGAGGCGGGACGCGTCCTCGCGTACAACCCCGCCGCGGAGGCGTACATGTCTCGGGACCCGGTGGCGACGTACGGCGCGGACGGCCGGGACGTGCTGCATCCGACCGTCGCCACCGCGGCGTGGCCGTCGGACGGTGGCGAAACGGCGACCGACGGCGGGGGGACAGTCGACGGCGGGACGGTCACCACCCGGAGCCTCGAACGAGTCGGCGAGGGCGTCCGGCACGTCGAGATACGGCGCTCGCCGCTCCGGGAGCGCGGCCGGCGGACGGGGTCCGTCGTCGTCGTCCGCGACGTGACCGACCGGCGCCGCCGGGAGATGCGTCTGCAGGCGCAGAACGAGCGACTCGACAAGTTCGCCTCGGTGGTGAGCCACGACCTGCGGAACCCGCTCAGCGTCGCCCGCGGCTACGCCGAGTTGGCCCGAGAGACGGGCGACGACGAACACTTCGAGCGAATCGACGAGGCGCACGACCGCATCGAACGAATCGTCAGCGACCTCCTCGTCCTCGCCCGCGAGGGCGACGTTCTGGGCGAGACGGAGACGGTGGTGCTGTCCGCCGCGGCCGAGTCGGCGTGGCAGTCCGTCGACGTCGGCGGCGACGCCGAGAGCGACGACGGGACGCCGACGCTGGTCGTCTCGGACGAGGCGACGTTCGAGGCCGACCCGGACCGGCTTCGACACCTGTTCGAGAACCTCTTTCGGAACGCCGTCGAGCACGGCTCTCGACGTGCCTCCGGTCGCTCTGCTCCCGGAGACAGCGTGGAGCACGGCTCCACGAGCAGCCGGCCAGCGGCCGACGACGCCGTCGAGCACGGGTCCGCGAGCGACGCGACGGCGCCCGACGGCCTCACCGTCGAAGTCGGGGCGCTCCCCGACGGCGGGTTCTACGTTCAGGACGACGGACCCGGAATCCCGGGGTCGGACCGCGAACACGTCTTCGAGCGGGGCTTCAGCACCGACGAGGGGACGGGACTGGGGTTGGCCATCGTCGACGAGATAGCCAGCGCACACGGCTGGGAGTCGAGGGTCGCCGAGTCCGCCGCGGGCGGCGCACGCTTCGAGTTCGCGCCCGTGAGCGAGTGA
- a CDS encoding DUF1405 domain-containing protein: MAPSTGLRRLADGDGLPPADRLPWWLSPLPEWLENVGLNLVWVVVAINLLGTAFGFWYYGFHPIPLSDPLITWQFAAEPVVMWPFVPDSPIATLFIAAAFGLWKLGRTNEYVNALAFFGCWKLGLWTPFVLATFSEAFLEINPLPMYLFLFFSHLAMVVEAFVIHRISDFPVRAVAVAVVWYGFNDVVDYFYPIVGDPHHTSLPLADAAPFAGSTVLQIAAAGAVVLTLVATFTSLATRVKKLESGSLRP; this comes from the coding sequence ATGGCACCGTCCACCGGTCTCCGACGCCTCGCGGACGGCGACGGACTCCCGCCCGCGGACCGACTGCCGTGGTGGCTCTCGCCGCTCCCCGAGTGGCTGGAGAACGTCGGTCTCAACCTCGTCTGGGTCGTCGTCGCGATAAACCTCCTCGGGACGGCGTTCGGCTTCTGGTACTACGGCTTTCACCCGATTCCGCTGTCCGACCCGTTGATAACGTGGCAGTTCGCCGCCGAACCGGTCGTCATGTGGCCGTTCGTCCCCGACAGTCCCATCGCGACGCTGTTCATCGCCGCCGCCTTCGGCCTCTGGAAACTCGGTCGGACGAACGAGTACGTGAACGCGCTGGCGTTCTTCGGCTGCTGGAAGCTCGGCCTGTGGACGCCGTTCGTCCTCGCGACGTTCTCGGAGGCGTTTCTGGAGATAAATCCGCTCCCGATGTACCTGTTCCTGTTCTTCAGCCACCTCGCGATGGTCGTCGAGGCGTTCGTCATTCACCGCATCTCGGACTTCCCGGTGCGCGCCGTCGCCGTCGCCGTGGTCTGGTACGGCTTCAACGACGTGGTGGACTACTTCTATCCCATCGTCGGCGACCCCCACCACACGTCGCTCCCCCTCGCGGACGCCGCCCCGTTCGCCGGCAGCACCGTCCTCCAGATAGCCGCCGCGGGCGCCGTCGTCCTGACGCTGGTGGCGACGTTCACGTCGCTCGCGACGCGCGTGAAGAAGTTGGAGTCGGGGTCGCTGCGGCCGTAG
- a CDS encoding MATE family efflux transporter, protein MLKPLLVLSLPIVLSQLMQVGYNLADTFWVGRVGENAVSALSFSWPIVFLMISIGGGFTVAGTVLVAQNKGAGNDDRVDHVAGQTIAFVTLLSVVFSAVGYLVAPVLLPLIGTTPGTEVHALSVSYTRTIFLGVYFMFGFFIFQALLRGWGDTRTPMYLMAFGVVLNVVIDPFLILGFQGNPLFGVLGLADLQSTLYGLTGFAGMGVQGAAVATVFSRGVGALVGFGLLFSGRVGIHLSTEDLLLKVETVRKIVRIGAPTSIEQSTRALGVTALTALVAYAGATAAGVDTSAAVAAFGIGNRLNSLVFLPAIGLQQGVETAVGQNLGAGKADRAKRAVFLGVGLIAGALAVVSVVGTLFAEPIVAVFIPGEPNVVAIGVDYLRIIAPAFAFLGVFRVVSGGFRGSGSTRTAMAFSLLSLWVLRIPPAYALVEWTGLGVTGIWYAIAFSNVASAVVAGLWFLRGTWTEGVVDTARAAPAADD, encoded by the coding sequence ATGCTGAAACCGCTCCTCGTCCTCTCGCTCCCCATCGTCCTCTCGCAGTTGATGCAGGTGGGCTACAACCTCGCGGACACGTTCTGGGTCGGCCGCGTCGGCGAGAACGCCGTCTCGGCGCTCTCGTTCTCGTGGCCCATCGTCTTCCTCATGATATCCATCGGCGGCGGGTTCACCGTCGCGGGCACCGTGCTGGTCGCCCAGAACAAGGGCGCGGGCAACGACGACCGGGTGGACCACGTCGCGGGGCAGACCATCGCCTTCGTCACCCTGCTCTCCGTCGTCTTCTCCGCCGTGGGCTACCTCGTCGCGCCGGTGCTCCTGCCCCTCATCGGCACGACCCCCGGCACCGAGGTCCACGCGCTGTCGGTGTCGTACACGCGGACCATCTTCCTCGGCGTCTACTTCATGTTCGGCTTCTTCATCTTTCAGGCGCTTCTACGCGGGTGGGGCGACACGCGCACGCCGATGTACCTGATGGCGTTCGGCGTCGTGCTGAACGTCGTCATCGACCCGTTCCTCATCCTCGGGTTCCAGGGCAACCCCCTGTTCGGCGTGCTCGGACTGGCCGACCTCCAGTCGACGCTGTACGGCCTGACCGGGTTCGCCGGCATGGGCGTGCAGGGCGCCGCCGTCGCGACGGTGTTCTCCCGCGGCGTCGGCGCTCTCGTCGGGTTCGGTCTGCTCTTCTCCGGACGGGTGGGCATCCACCTCTCGACGGAGGACCTCCTCCTGAAGGTCGAGACGGTGCGGAAGATAGTGCGCATCGGCGCTCCGACGAGCATCGAGCAGTCCACGCGCGCCCTCGGCGTGACGGCCCTGACGGCACTCGTCGCCTACGCGGGCGCGACGGCGGCCGGCGTCGACACCTCCGCGGCCGTCGCCGCGTTCGGTATCGGCAACCGACTCAACTCGCTGGTGTTCCTGCCGGCCATCGGCCTCCAACAGGGCGTCGAAACCGCCGTCGGGCAGAACCTCGGCGCGGGCAAAGCCGACCGCGCGAAGCGCGCGGTGTTCCTCGGCGTCGGCCTCATCGCGGGCGCTCTCGCCGTCGTCAGCGTCGTGGGCACCCTCTTCGCCGAACCCATCGTCGCGGTGTTCATCCCGGGCGAACCGAACGTCGTCGCCATCGGCGTGGACTACCTCCGCATCATCGCGCCCGCGTTCGCCTTCCTCGGCGTCTTCCGGGTCGTCTCGGGCGGGTTCCGCGGGAGCGGTTCGACCCGGACCGCCATGGCGTTCTCCTTGCTCTCGCTGTGGGTGCTCCGCATCCCGCCCGCCTACGCCCTCGTCGAGTGGACGGGCCTCGGCGTGACCGGCATCTGGTACGCCATCGCGTTCTCGAACGTCGCAAGCGCCGTCGTCGCCGGCCTCTGGTTCCTCCGGGGGACGTGGACCGAGGGCGTGGTGGACACGGCGCGCGCGGCACCGGCGGCGGACGACTGA
- the pdxS gene encoding pyridoxal 5'-phosphate synthase lyase subunit PdxS: MPEETDLEELRRGTELVKRGFAQMQKGGVIMDVVDAEQARIAEEAGAVAVMALEAVPADIRKRGGVARMADPADVSEIIDSVSIPVMGKSRIGHTKEAQILEAIGVDMVDESEVLTPADDRYHIDKRDFTAPFVCGARNLQEALRRIDEGAAMIRTKGEAGTGDVNQAVHHQRNIKGAIREIEGKTFEEREKWAREHEAPAELVHETAEMGRLPVVNFAAGGIATPADAALMMHHGCDGIFVGSGIFGAENPEEMGEAVVEAVNNWDDPERLAEISSNLGAGMKGEANATLPDEEKLQGRGV; encoded by the coding sequence ATGCCCGAGGAGACTGATCTAGAGGAACTCCGTCGCGGGACGGAACTCGTCAAGCGCGGCTTCGCGCAGATGCAGAAGGGCGGCGTCATTATGGACGTCGTCGACGCCGAGCAGGCGCGAATCGCCGAGGAGGCCGGCGCAGTCGCGGTGATGGCGCTCGAAGCCGTCCCGGCGGACATCCGCAAGCGCGGCGGCGTGGCCCGGATGGCCGACCCCGCCGACGTGTCGGAGATTATCGACTCCGTCTCCATCCCGGTGATGGGCAAGTCCCGCATCGGACACACGAAGGAGGCGCAGATTCTGGAGGCCATCGGCGTGGACATGGTCGACGAGAGCGAGGTGCTGACGCCCGCCGACGACCGCTACCACATCGACAAGCGCGACTTCACCGCGCCGTTCGTCTGCGGCGCCCGCAACCTGCAGGAGGCGCTCCGCCGCATCGACGAGGGCGCGGCGATGATTCGCACGAAGGGCGAGGCCGGCACGGGCGACGTGAACCAGGCCGTCCACCACCAGCGCAACATCAAGGGCGCAATCCGCGAAATCGAAGGGAAGACGTTCGAGGAGCGCGAGAAGTGGGCCCGCGAACACGAAGCGCCCGCCGAACTCGTCCACGAGACGGCCGAGATGGGCCGCCTGCCCGTCGTCAACTTCGCCGCCGGCGGCATCGCCACGCCCGCCGACGCCGCCCTGATGATGCACCACGGCTGCGACGGCATCTTCGTCGGGTCCGGCATCTTCGGCGCCGAGAACCCCGAGGAGATGGGCGAGGCCGTCGTCGAGGCGGTCAACAACTGGGACGACCCCGAGCGACTCGCCGAAATCTCCTCGAACCTCGGCGCGGGGATGAAGGGCGAGGCGAACGCCACGCTGCCCGACGAGGAGAAACTGCAGGGCCGCGGCGTCTGA